The Sesamum indicum cultivar Zhongzhi No. 13 linkage group LG6, S_indicum_v1.0, whole genome shotgun sequence genome has a segment encoding these proteins:
- the LOC110012108 gene encoding uncharacterized protein LOC110012108 isoform X2, which yields MKRSSPKKGHGPKSKLGPSDKGKGKELAEASHPPPSKSHSPSVLSRMAKEAADKTSVEEDRDKFLRVAQLATCWEDSRAALRGNVPPPEWQDMSSSSLYGEAGGDTIAVYISFVSVRDQGALVTNSPIRLEEFAAHSMVQTMTFLRSLSLKCTHYRRSYI from the exons ATGAAGCGATCCTCTCCGAAGAAGGGTCATGGGCCCAAGTCCAAGTTAGGGCCCAGCGATAAGGGCAAGGGGAAGGAGCTCGCGGAGGCCTCTCACCCTCCTCCTTCCAAATCGCATAGCCCGAGCGTGCTAAGCAGGATGGCTAAGGAAGCTGCGGACAAGACTAGTGTAGAGGAAGATCGGGACAAATTTTTGAGGGTGGCACAGTTGGCCACATGTTGGGAGGATAGCCGGGCAGCTCTTCGAGGCAATGTGCCACCTCCCGAATGGCAGGACATGTCGAGCTCGTCGCTGTATGGCGAAGCAGGAGGCGATACTATTGCTGTCTACATCTCATTCGTCTCCGTTCGCGATCAAGGGGCGCTTGTGACGAATAGCCCCATTCGGCTGGAGGAGTTCGCAGCTCACTCCATGGTCCAG ACCATGACCTTCCTCCGAAGCCTGAGCCTCAAATGCACCCACTACCGAAGGAGTTATATCTAA
- the LOC110012108 gene encoding uncharacterized protein LOC110012108 isoform X1, whose translation MPSSSSSNSRLRSGPRPQFGPESSSSHSESASGSSSESGSGSSSGSGSRSVSKSSHGSYSTFPKRKKKFSVTKLNDEQTGPSVLAKFQDRLAKNLWEAVVSKVRVPAHKIRKKYHIPSDFDVVTPATFDRMHRPPEGFSAFSIKHLDAGLRFPLAPPVAAILNKLGLCPMQISPNSITHIVLFVVIMQFVGLDPSFDNFWSLYSFTTSKRSGSRGFFYLSAKPECRYLSALKSNVGVWLDRYIFIRSPSGVWPIKNEWTKYKPIPKISGGGLEGDQIRSLTSYKYDPKKLLTEKILQLSGLSPASLHIEESLGNFLLLVSLAFIAVVLAYANSSLLADSIIMSTRTAMRRIASQNKTKKGGEIRRGRARRLLVLQIYLRTYLPRFPQRRSRSQLPTDVSPLQLIVRIRLPPLVVILATTLRS comes from the coding sequence ATGCCTTCCAGCTCTAGCTCGAATTCTAGGTTGCGATCTGGCCCTAGGCCGCAATTTGGTCCAGAGTCTTCTTCGTCCCATTCTGAATCTGCTTCGGGGTCCTCTTCTGAGTCTGGTTCTGGTTCGTCCTCTGGGTCTGGGTCTAGGTCGGTGTCTAAGTCTTCACATGGGTCGTATTCTACTTTTCCcaagaggaaaaagaagttTTCTGTCACCAAACTTAACGATGAACAAACTGGGCCCTCGGTCCTTGCCAAGTTCCAAGACCGACTCGCCAAAAACCTTTGGGAGGCTGTGGTTAGCAAAGTTAGGGTGCCTGCCCATAagattaggaaaaaatacCATATCCCCTCCGATTTTGATGTCGTCACCCCTGCTACCTTCGATCGCATGCATCGACCTCCCGAGGGGTTTAGTGCTTTTTCTATCAAGCACCTCGATGCCGGGCTGCGATTTCCTCTGGCTCCTCCTGTGGCCGCGATTTTGAATAAGCTGGGGTTATGCCCTATGCAAATCTCCCCAAATTCTATTACCCATATCGTCCTTTTCGTCGTAATAATGCAATTCGTAGGTTTAGACCCcagttttgacaatttttggaGTTTGTATTCTTTCACCACTTCCAAGCGGTCTGGGAGTAGAggtttcttttatctttcgGCCAAGCCCGAGTGCAGGTATCTGAGCGCCCTGAAATCGAATGTAGGAGTCTGGCTAGATCGCTATATTTTCATTCGATCTCCTAGTGGTGTTTGGCCCATTAAGAACGAGTGGACCAAGTATAAACCCATTCCGAAAATCAGTGGAGGGGGGCTGGAGGGTGACCAAATAAGGAGTTTAACGTCTTATAAGTATGAtcccaagaagcttctcaCTGAGAAGATTTTGCAATTATCTGGGCTCTCTCCAGCGTCCCTTCACATCGAAGAGTCCTTaggtaattttcttcttttggtaTCGCTTGCTTTCATCGCTGTAGTGCTCGCATATGCTAACTCTTCCCTTCTTGCAGATAGTATAATCATGAGCACGCGTACTGCTATGCGGAGGATCGCGTCCCAGAATAAAACGAAGAAGGGTGGTGAGATCCGAAGGGGAAGGGCAAGGCGGTTGCTGGTGCTCCAGATTTACCTTCGAACCTACCTCCCCCGGTTCCCTCAAAGGCGCTCGCGGTCGCAACTCCCGACGGACGTCAGCCCATTGCAGTTGATAGTGAGGATACGCCTTCCGCCCCTGGTGGTCATCTTGGCTACAACTCTTCGGAGTTAG